From a single Nitrogeniibacter mangrovi genomic region:
- a CDS encoding CbbQ/NirQ/NorQ/GpvN family protein — translation MDTRVTQTADIPFYQSAGNEIELFELAWKNRLPLIIKGPTGVGKTRFVAHMAAKLGLPLYTVACHDDLTAADLVGRHLIGDGQTVWCDGPLTRAVREGGICYLDEVVEARKDTTVVIHPLADDRRILPIDRTGETLHAPDNFMLVMSYNPGYQNFMKGLKPSTRQRFVTLRFDFPSAAAEEAILVGETACEPMLAKQLVSIARSLRALKDVDLEEAASTRLLVYAARLIGVGMDPVDACRAALVESLTDEPEVVEALMEVITATFGR, via the coding sequence ATGGATACGCGTGTGACACAAACTGCCGACATCCCCTTCTACCAGAGCGCCGGCAACGAGATCGAGCTGTTCGAGCTGGCCTGGAAGAACCGCCTGCCGCTGATCATCAAGGGCCCCACCGGCGTCGGCAAGACCCGCTTCGTCGCCCACATGGCGGCCAAGCTCGGCCTGCCGCTGTACACCGTGGCCTGCCACGACGACCTCACCGCCGCCGACCTGGTCGGCCGCCACCTGATCGGCGACGGCCAGACCGTGTGGTGCGACGGCCCGCTCACCCGCGCGGTGCGCGAGGGCGGCATCTGTTACCTGGACGAGGTGGTCGAGGCGCGCAAGGACACCACCGTGGTCATCCATCCGCTCGCGGACGACCGGCGCATCCTGCCCATCGACCGCACCGGCGAGACCCTCCACGCCCCCGACAACTTCATGCTGGTCATGTCCTACAACCCGGGCTATCAGAACTTCATGAAGGGCCTCAAGCCCTCCACCCGTCAGCGCTTCGTCACCCTGCGCTTCGACTTCCCCAGCGCCGCGGCCGAGGAAGCCATCCTCGTCGGCGAGACCGCCTGCGAGCCGATGCTGGCGAAGCAGCTGGTGTCCATCGCCCGCTCGCTGCGCGCGCTCAAGGACGTGGATCTGGAAGAGGCCGCCTCGACCCGGCTGCTGGTGTATGCCGCACGCCTGATCGGCGTCGGCATGGACCCGGTGGACGCCTGCCGCGCCGCCCTGGTCGAGAGCCTCACCGACGAGCCCGAGGTGGTCGAGGCGCTCATGGAAGTGATCACCGCCACCTTCGGGCGCTAA
- a CDS encoding thymidine phosphorylase family protein — MSAKHTAPDATPPSSAPAEEFPLVLKRVAIDTWRENVAYLHRDCALYRAEGFQALAKVEVRANGRRILATLNVVDDTGIVGCKEIGLSEDAFAQLGVHDGHAARISQAPLASSIPALRRKIAGERLDRDDFGAIVHDIAGHRYSKIELTAFVVACNQGELDREEVYYLTDAMASVGQRLDWHERPVVDKHCIGGIPGNRTSMLVVPIVAAHGMLCPKTSSRAITSPAGTADTMEVLANVELPMGHLSDLVRAHRGCLAWGGTAALSPADDVLISVERPLSVDSAGQMVASILSKKIAAGSTHLVLDIPVGPTAKVRSMPEAQKLRRLFQYVASQINLTLDVVITDGRQPIGRGIGPVLEARDVMQVLENDPAAPNDLRQKALRLAGRMLEFDPDVRGGDGFAIARDILESGRALAKMDAIIQAQGAKPFDHHAPQVARQHFEVVASAAGTVVGIDNLQIARIARLAGAPKVQGAGVDLCAKLGDVVRSGQPLYRVYADYASDLDFARRASAEDTGYVIGAADAMPHVFVEF; from the coding sequence ATGAGCGCAAAGCACACAGCCCCCGATGCCACGCCCCCGTCGAGCGCGCCCGCCGAAGAGTTCCCCCTCGTGCTCAAGCGGGTGGCCATCGACACCTGGCGCGAGAACGTGGCCTATCTGCATCGCGACTGCGCGCTGTATCGCGCCGAGGGTTTCCAGGCGCTCGCCAAGGTGGAGGTGCGCGCCAACGGTCGGCGCATCCTCGCGACCCTCAACGTGGTGGACGACACCGGGATCGTGGGCTGCAAGGAGATCGGCCTGTCGGAGGACGCCTTCGCCCAGCTCGGCGTGCACGACGGCCATGCCGCCCGCATCTCCCAGGCGCCGCTGGCCTCGTCCATCCCGGCCCTGCGGCGCAAGATCGCCGGCGAGCGGCTCGACCGGGACGATTTCGGTGCCATCGTCCACGACATCGCCGGCCACCGCTATTCCAAGATCGAACTGACCGCCTTCGTGGTTGCCTGCAACCAGGGCGAACTCGACCGCGAGGAGGTCTATTACCTCACCGACGCCATGGCCTCGGTGGGCCAGCGCCTCGACTGGCACGAGCGCCCGGTGGTCGACAAGCACTGCATCGGCGGCATCCCGGGCAACCGCACCTCCATGCTGGTGGTGCCCATCGTCGCCGCCCACGGCATGCTCTGCCCCAAGACCTCGTCACGCGCCATCACCTCGCCGGCCGGCACCGCCGACACCATGGAGGTGCTCGCCAACGTGGAACTGCCCATGGGGCATCTGTCGGATCTGGTGCGCGCCCACCGTGGCTGCCTGGCCTGGGGCGGCACCGCGGCCCTGTCGCCGGCCGACGACGTGCTCATCTCGGTGGAGCGGCCCCTGTCGGTGGATTCGGCCGGGCAGATGGTGGCTTCCATCCTGTCCAAGAAGATCGCCGCCGGCTCCACCCACCTGGTGCTCGACATCCCGGTGGGGCCCACCGCCAAGGTGCGCTCCATGCCCGAGGCGCAGAAGCTGCGGCGCCTGTTCCAGTACGTGGCCAGCCAGATCAATCTCACCCTCGACGTGGTCATCACCGACGGCCGCCAGCCCATCGGCCGCGGCATCGGACCGGTGCTCGAGGCGCGCGACGTGATGCAGGTGCTCGAGAACGATCCGGCCGCCCCCAACGATCTGCGCCAGAAGGCGCTGCGCCTGGCGGGGCGCATGCTCGAGTTCGATCCCGATGTGCGCGGGGGCGACGGCTTCGCCATCGCCCGCGACATCCTCGAGTCGGGGCGCGCCCTGGCCAAGATGGACGCCATCATCCAGGCCCAGGGCGCCAAGCCCTTCGATCATCACGCCCCTCAGGTGGCGCGCCAGCATTTCGAGGTCGTCGCCTCCGCCGCCGGGACGGTGGTGGGCATCGACAACCTGCAGATCGCCCGCATCGCCCGGCTCGCGGGCGCGCCGAAGGTACAGGGCGCCGGGGTCGACCTGTGCGCCAAGCTCGGTGACGTGGTCCGGAGCGGGCAGCCGCTCTATCGCGTGTATGCCGACTATGCCTCCGATCTGGACTTTGCGCGCCGGGCCAGCGCCGAGGATACCGGCTACGTCATCGGTGCCGCCGACGCCATGCCACACGTGTTTGTCGAGTTCTGA
- a CDS encoding ribose-phosphate diphosphokinase codes for MAALILHFDDEAAAAERLAAATGLASACIERHRFPDTELRLRLPSALPPTVVLLRSLANPNEKLVELLLTARTARQLGARRLALVCPYLAYMRQDIAFHPGEVVSQQVIGHFLAGLFDDVITVDPHLHRIDTLEAAIPVAHAVALSGAPLLGALIAAHHDDPLLVGPDAESAQWVAQAAASHGWAYGVCHKRRSGDREVAVELPAGLDPRGRAVVLVDDVASSGHTLARAAEALIARGAASVDVAVTHALFADDAIDVVTAAGVGKVWSTDSVPHASNAVSVAPAVAGAMREIGLA; via the coding sequence ATGGCGGCGCTGATCCTCCACTTCGACGACGAGGCCGCCGCCGCCGAGCGCCTGGCCGCCGCCACCGGCCTGGCGAGCGCCTGCATCGAACGCCACCGCTTTCCGGACACCGAACTGCGCCTGCGCCTGCCCAGCGCGCTGCCGCCCACCGTGGTGCTGCTGCGCAGCCTCGCCAACCCCAACGAAAAACTCGTCGAACTGCTGCTGACCGCCCGCACCGCGCGCCAGCTGGGGGCCCGGCGACTCGCCCTGGTGTGCCCCTACCTGGCCTACATGCGCCAGGACATTGCCTTCCATCCGGGCGAGGTGGTCAGCCAGCAGGTGATCGGGCACTTCCTCGCCGGCCTGTTCGATGACGTGATCACCGTCGATCCACATCTGCATCGCATCGATACCCTCGAGGCGGCCATTCCCGTCGCGCATGCCGTGGCCCTGTCCGGCGCGCCGCTGCTCGGCGCGCTCATCGCCGCACATCACGACGATCCCCTGCTGGTGGGGCCGGACGCGGAGTCCGCCCAGTGGGTCGCCCAGGCGGCCGCGTCCCACGGCTGGGCCTACGGGGTGTGCCACAAGCGGCGCTCGGGCGATCGCGAGGTCGCCGTCGAACTGCCCGCCGGGCTCGATCCGCGCGGGCGCGCGGTGGTGCTGGTGGACGACGTGGCCAGCTCCGGCCACACCCTCGCCCGCGCCGCCGAAGCCCTCATCGCCCGCGGCGCCGCCTCGGTGGACGTGGCGGTGACCCACGCCCTGTTCGCCGACGACGCCATCGACGTGGTCACGGCGGCCGGGGTGGGCAAGGTGTGGAGTACCGACAGCGTGCCCCACGCCTCCAACGCCGTGTCGGTGGCGCCGGCGGTGGCCGGGGCCATGCGCGAGATCGGCCTCGCGTAG
- a CDS encoding nitric oxide reductase activation protein NorD: MYPTPALHESAPRREGGDGDPEREAEAQQTQESSRKRRKAKHEHDPESRSPLILPFRAESLLSFGEYVKVDRGLDEDPEANASFADDMDELAIAPDGERAASKVRFDLDLPSEAVDDIPLRTGILLPEWDWKQRVLKPDQCSLSVLEPKDATPCTLPERLARPARKVRRQLEAIAPGRRWLRNQPDGSEADLDACVRAMADHHAGHRVGELATYLACERRERDLASLVLADLSMSTDAWVDNEARVIDVIKDSLMLFAEALAAIGDRFALYGFSSRRRDHIRYSRIKDFGERHGPDVLGRIQALRPGYYTRMGAAIRQSTRILSRHPATLRLLLILSDGKPNDLDHYEGRYGIEDTRMSLMEARQAGLKPFCVTIDREGAGYLPHLFGPDGFMVVRKPAELPLVLPRLYSRLTEA; encoded by the coding sequence GTGTACCCGACTCCGGCCCTCCACGAGAGCGCGCCACGCCGGGAAGGCGGCGACGGCGACCCGGAGCGCGAGGCCGAGGCGCAACAGACGCAGGAGAGCAGCCGCAAGCGCCGCAAGGCCAAGCACGAGCACGACCCGGAGAGCCGCAGCCCGCTGATCCTGCCGTTTCGCGCCGAGTCCCTGCTGTCCTTCGGCGAATACGTGAAAGTCGATCGCGGCCTCGACGAAGACCCCGAAGCCAACGCCAGCTTCGCCGACGACATGGACGAGTTGGCCATCGCGCCGGACGGCGAACGTGCCGCCTCCAAGGTGCGCTTCGATCTCGACCTGCCGTCCGAAGCCGTGGACGACATCCCCCTGCGCACCGGCATCCTGCTGCCCGAATGGGACTGGAAGCAGCGCGTGCTCAAGCCCGACCAGTGCAGCCTGTCCGTCCTCGAACCCAAGGACGCCACCCCCTGCACCCTGCCCGAGCGCCTCGCCCGCCCGGCGCGCAAGGTGCGCCGCCAGCTCGAGGCCATCGCCCCGGGGCGGCGCTGGCTGCGCAACCAGCCCGACGGCAGCGAGGCCGATCTGGACGCCTGCGTACGCGCCATGGCCGACCATCACGCCGGCCACCGCGTGGGCGAGCTGGCCACCTACCTGGCCTGCGAGCGCCGCGAGCGCGATCTGGCCAGCCTGGTGCTGGCCGACCTGTCCATGTCCACCGACGCCTGGGTGGACAACGAGGCGCGCGTGATCGACGTCATCAAGGACAGCCTGATGCTGTTCGCCGAAGCGCTGGCCGCCATCGGCGACCGCTTCGCCCTCTACGGCTTCTCCTCGCGACGGCGCGACCACATCCGCTACTCGCGCATCAAGGATTTCGGCGAGCGCCACGGGCCCGACGTGCTCGGCCGCATCCAGGCCCTGCGCCCCGGTTACTACACCCGCATGGGCGCCGCCATCCGCCAGTCCACGCGCATCCTCTCGCGCCATCCGGCCACCCTGCGCCTGCTGCTGATCCTCTCCGACGGCAAGCCCAACGACCTCGACCACTACGAGGGCCGCTACGGCATCGAGGACACCCGCATGAGCCTCATGGAAGCCCGCCAGGCCGGCCTCAAGCCCTTCTGCGTCACCATCGACCGCGAAGGCGCCGGCTACCTGCCCCACCTGTTCGGCCCCGACGGCTTCATGGTGGTCCGCAAGCCCGCCGAGCTGCCGCTGGTGCTGCCGCGGCTGTATTCGCGACTCACGGAAGCCTGA
- a CDS encoding 4Fe-4S binding protein: MTEHALSFHPARPRPDRQRLRLLTQVGFFVLFVLAPVFDLLRYDLVAGHAWFLGMEWHAGLADFSAGRTGALDAALGIVLRVFLPILGVGAVLIGVAWKWGRLYCGWLCPHFSVVETLNRLMRRATGKFSVWDKRRLPPIEPDGTPIRYDARWWLLTAPMAVAFAFVWAVVLLTYLLPPFEVYGNLIAGTPTRNQLIFISAGTVVLSVEFLFARHLFCRYACAVGLFQSLAWMGNRRGLVVGFARDRAADCASCHSACDHVCPMRLKPRKLKQAMFTCTQCAQCVSACETTQRDNPDGPLLQWVSAAAAEANEAPALPAQARI; the protein is encoded by the coding sequence ATGACTGAGCACGCCCTCAGCTTCCATCCGGCGCGCCCCCGACCCGATCGGCAGCGCCTGCGCCTGCTCACCCAGGTCGGCTTCTTCGTGCTCTTCGTGCTCGCCCCGGTCTTCGACCTGCTGCGCTACGACCTGGTCGCCGGCCACGCCTGGTTCCTCGGCATGGAGTGGCATGCGGGGCTGGCGGATTTTTCCGCCGGCCGCACCGGTGCGCTCGACGCGGCGCTGGGCATCGTCCTGCGCGTGTTCCTGCCCATCCTCGGCGTCGGCGCGGTGCTCATCGGCGTGGCCTGGAAGTGGGGCCGGCTCTACTGCGGCTGGCTGTGCCCGCACTTCTCGGTGGTCGAGACCCTCAACCGGCTCATGCGCCGCGCCACCGGCAAGTTCAGCGTGTGGGACAAGCGCCGGCTGCCGCCCATCGAACCCGACGGCACCCCGATCCGCTACGACGCCCGCTGGTGGCTGCTCACCGCCCCCATGGCCGTGGCCTTCGCCTTCGTGTGGGCGGTGGTGCTGCTCACCTACCTGCTGCCGCCCTTCGAGGTGTACGGCAACCTGATCGCCGGCACGCCCACGCGCAACCAGCTCATCTTCATCAGCGCCGGCACCGTGGTGCTGAGTGTGGAATTCCTCTTCGCCCGCCACCTGTTCTGCCGCTACGCCTGTGCCGTCGGCCTGTTCCAGTCGCTGGCGTGGATGGGCAACCGGCGCGGCCTGGTGGTCGGCTTCGCCCGCGACCGCGCCGCCGACTGCGCCAGCTGCCATTCGGCCTGCGACCACGTATGCCCCATGCGGCTCAAGCCGCGCAAGCTCAAGCAGGCCATGTTCACCTGCACCCAGTGCGCCCAGTGCGTGTCCGCCTGCGAGACCACCCAGCGCGACAACCCCGACGGCCCGCTGCTGCAGTGGGTGAGCGCCGCCGCCGCCGAAGCCAACGAGGCGCCGGCACTACCCGCGCAAGCGAGGATCTGA
- a CDS encoding PAS domain-containing protein yields MPEALHVGAAAALRAMLAALLIVALGAAVPAQADGRVVRVGVYENAPKILMGEDGHPSGILGDLLMRIARDEGWTIEPVACVWEACLEGLQAGLIDVLPDVAYSRERDRLFDFHHTPALNSWSEIYAHASNHFVSVFDLRGKRIAVLRRSVQEDYLSHLFDDFAIRATLVPVASYDEGFAAFEAGQVDAVVANNFFGTTHAAGKGIASIPLMFQPVRLFYAVAQGRNADLLGAIDRHLAAWRSDADSPYFAIMDRWMAPHTVTRFPAWLGWVGGGLFAAALLAGGINVLLRRKIERQTAQLEADIARRRLAEADLTRQRGFFQTLIRTIPDLIWLKDPEGRILACNPRFEALVGASEADILGKTDHDFVDRVTAECFREKDLAVMSAGKPTTNEEWLRFAEDGYRGLFEITKTPMFGADGELIGVLGIAHDITGRHLAEQALAESQARFRSLYANMTEGVALHKLIVDAQGRATDYLLLDVNPAFATQTGLQGDAVVGRRASEVFGTVPYLEAYAEVATTGRSRVLETYFEPLDKTFQISAVALEAGHFATIFVDISGRVQRDREIRRLKDDLEATLNALPDMLFELDLDGRYHAYRAADDALLAAPPEVFLGRTVAEVLPEAMAERCMAALREAHAQGHSTGIQIVLDLPVGRRWFELSVSRKAASDATLPRFVVISRDITESKQASEALMRHRDMLEQTVRARTAELRIAKEAAEAANRVKSAFLANMSHEIRTPLNGIVGMAYLIERGGLDAQQQAQMRKLKGASEHLIGVINAVLELSKIEAGKLVLDAVPVDVASMVDTVCSLLHDRIDASRVALRRDVGVMPDGLVGDVTRLQQALLNYAANAVKFTEHGHVALSVQCLEAGDTDALIRFEVADTGVGIAPEALERIFGAFEQADNTLTRAHGGTGLGLAITRKLAELMGGDAGAQSVPGQGSTFWFTVRLRRDVDAGRAAESGGDTAEAVLRREFRGGRVLLVDDEPFNREIGEALLEDAGLQVETAADGLEALDRVTADAFDLILMDMQMPRLDGLETTRRLRLLPWCATVPVIAMTANAFSEDRARCLEAGMNDFLAKPVEPEQMYATLLAWLRQAARARADTPTARAGG; encoded by the coding sequence ATGCCCGAGGCGTTGCACGTCGGCGCCGCCGCGGCCCTGCGCGCCATGCTGGCGGCGCTGCTGATCGTGGCCCTCGGCGCCGCGGTCCCGGCGCAGGCCGACGGGCGTGTGGTGCGGGTCGGCGTCTATGAGAACGCGCCCAAGATCCTGATGGGCGAGGACGGCCACCCCAGCGGCATCCTGGGGGACCTGCTCATGCGCATCGCCCGGGACGAGGGCTGGACGATCGAACCGGTCGCCTGCGTCTGGGAGGCCTGTCTGGAGGGGCTCCAGGCCGGGCTCATCGATGTGCTGCCCGATGTGGCCTATTCCAGGGAGCGCGACCGGCTTTTCGACTTTCATCACACGCCCGCCCTGAACAGCTGGTCGGAAATCTACGCCCATGCGTCCAATCACTTTGTATCGGTGTTCGATCTGCGCGGCAAGCGCATCGCGGTGCTCAGGCGATCGGTGCAGGAAGATTACCTGAGCCACCTGTTCGACGATTTCGCGATCCGCGCCACCCTGGTGCCGGTGGCCTCCTATGACGAGGGCTTCGCCGCCTTCGAGGCCGGCCAGGTGGATGCCGTGGTCGCGAACAATTTCTTCGGCACCACCCATGCCGCAGGTAAGGGCATCGCCTCGATTCCGCTGATGTTCCAGCCGGTGCGGCTGTTCTACGCCGTCGCCCAAGGGCGCAATGCCGATCTGCTCGGTGCCATCGACCGTCACCTGGCCGCCTGGCGCTCGGATGCCGATTCGCCCTATTTCGCCATCATGGACCGATGGATGGCGCCGCACACGGTGACCCGGTTCCCGGCGTGGCTGGGCTGGGTCGGGGGCGGCCTGTTCGCCGCCGCGCTGCTCGCCGGCGGCATCAACGTGCTGCTGCGCCGCAAGATCGAACGGCAGACCGCGCAGCTGGAGGCCGACATTGCCCGGCGCCGGCTCGCCGAGGCCGATCTGACGCGGCAGCGCGGCTTTTTCCAGACCCTGATCCGGACCATCCCCGACCTGATCTGGCTGAAGGATCCCGAGGGACGCATTCTGGCGTGTAACCCGCGGTTCGAGGCCCTCGTGGGAGCCAGCGAGGCCGATATCCTCGGCAAGACCGATCATGACTTCGTCGACCGGGTGACCGCCGAATGCTTCCGAGAGAAGGATCTGGCGGTCATGTCGGCGGGCAAGCCGACCACCAATGAGGAATGGCTGCGCTTTGCCGAAGACGGTTACCGTGGCCTGTTCGAGATCACCAAGACGCCCATGTTCGGCGCCGATGGCGAGCTCATCGGGGTGCTCGGCATCGCCCACGACATCACCGGGCGCCACCTGGCCGAGCAGGCCCTGGCCGAGTCTCAGGCGCGGTTCCGCTCCCTGTATGCCAACATGACCGAAGGGGTCGCGCTGCACAAGCTGATCGTCGACGCGCAGGGCCGCGCGACCGACTATCTGCTGCTCGACGTCAATCCCGCCTTCGCGACCCAGACCGGACTGCAGGGCGATGCCGTGGTCGGCAGGCGGGCCAGCGAGGTGTTCGGCACGGTGCCGTATCTGGAGGCCTATGCCGAGGTGGCGACCACGGGGCGCTCCCGCGTCCTGGAGACGTATTTCGAACCCCTGGACAAGACCTTCCAGATCTCGGCGGTGGCCCTCGAGGCCGGCCACTTCGCGACCATTTTTGTCGACATCAGCGGGCGGGTGCAGCGCGACCGGGAAATCCGCCGGCTCAAGGACGATCTGGAGGCCACGCTCAACGCCCTGCCGGATATGCTTTTCGAGTTGGATCTGGACGGCCGCTATCATGCCTACCGCGCAGCGGACGACGCGCTGCTGGCAGCGCCACCGGAGGTCTTCCTCGGCAGGACGGTGGCGGAGGTGCTGCCCGAGGCCATGGCCGAGCGTTGCATGGCGGCCCTGCGCGAGGCGCATGCGCAGGGCCACTCGACGGGCATCCAGATCGTCCTGGATCTGCCGGTCGGCCGGCGCTGGTTCGAACTGTCGGTCTCGCGCAAGGCGGCGAGCGACGCCACCCTGCCACGCTTCGTGGTCATTTCGCGGGACATCACCGAATCGAAGCAGGCCAGCGAGGCGCTGATGCGCCACCGCGACATGCTCGAGCAGACCGTGCGTGCGCGCACCGCCGAGCTGCGCATCGCCAAGGAAGCGGCCGAGGCGGCCAACCGGGTCAAGAGCGCCTTCCTGGCCAACATGAGCCACGAGATCCGCACCCCCCTGAACGGCATCGTCGGCATGGCCTACCTGATCGAGCGCGGCGGGCTCGATGCGCAGCAACAGGCGCAGATGCGCAAGCTCAAGGGCGCCAGCGAGCATCTGATCGGCGTCATCAACGCGGTGCTCGAGCTGTCCAAGATCGAGGCCGGCAAGCTGGTGCTCGACGCGGTGCCGGTGGACGTCGCGTCCATGGTCGATACGGTGTGCTCGCTCCTGCACGACCGGATCGACGCCTCCCGTGTCGCCCTGCGTCGCGACGTCGGTGTCATGCCGGACGGCTTGGTGGGGGATGTGACCCGCCTGCAGCAGGCGCTGCTCAACTATGCCGCCAATGCGGTGAAGTTCACCGAGCATGGACACGTGGCGCTGTCGGTGCAGTGCCTCGAGGCCGGCGACACGGACGCCCTGATCCGCTTCGAGGTCGCCGACACCGGCGTCGGTATCGCCCCCGAGGCGCTCGAGCGGATCTTCGGCGCCTTCGAGCAGGCCGACAACACCCTGACCCGCGCCCACGGCGGCACCGGACTGGGGCTGGCGATCACCCGCAAACTCGCCGAGCTCATGGGCGGCGACGCCGGGGCGCAGAGCGTGCCCGGGCAGGGCAGCACGTTCTGGTTCACCGTGAGGCTGCGCCGGGATGTCGACGCCGGCCGGGCGGCCGAGTCGGGGGGCGACACTGCAGAGGCGGTGTTGCGGCGCGAGTTCCGGGGGGGCCGGGTGCTGCTGGTCGACGACGAACCCTTCAACCGGGAAATCGGCGAGGCGCTGCTCGAAGATGCCGGCCTGCAGGTCGAGACTGCCGCCGACGGCCTGGAGGCGCTCGATCGGGTCACCGCCGATGCTTTCGATCTCATCCTCATGGACATGCAGATGCCCCGCCTCGACGGGCTGGAGACGACCCGCCGGCTGCGGCTCCTGCCTTGGTGCGCCACGGTGCCGGTGATCGCGATGACCGCCAACGCCTTCTCCGAGGACCGGGCGCGCTGCCTCGAGGCCGGCATGAACGACTTCCTCGCCAAGCCGGTCGAGCCGGAGCAGATGTATGCGACCCTGCTCGCCTGGCTGCGTCAGGCGGCGCGGGCGCGCGCCGATACGCCAACGGCCCGGGCGGGCGGGTAG